ACACGCTCATATGTATATCTACTTACATAGGCGCGCACATGCGTTATAGTATGTGCTCTCACCTACAAACGGTTGGATTATTGACTAGAAGCCCATTCCATGAATGTTTTTGTTTTCTTATGCGTGGGACCGTAGGAGGAAGGTTGCTTTTTTTCATTTCATCCACAAATGAAACATCAATACCCATTTTTAAAATAAGACATTGTGCTATATATTTCTTTATATTAAAAAGCCAATTTATAAGATTTTTGCAGTATTTTTGTATACTTTTTCTTTATACAAAAATTTGAAGTTGATGATGTTAATCTAGCTGTGTAGTTAgattgaaaatttagttttgtgCTATTcaacataaaaaaataatacaaatgtTGATAGTAACTTCTTATTAGATtgaaaacaaaatattttcataCTATATATACTTGTAACCTATTTTAATAGGGCTTTTTAATGTAGTCATTTTTCTAGTATGAGGTAAGGCtgagggtctcactggaagcagcctctctattcctacggggtagaggtaaggctgtctacatctaccctcctcagaccctaccttagctttgctattggtgggatttactgagtatgatgatgatgatgagtcatTTTTCTAGTAGCTTCAGGGTTCAGACGTTCAAATTGTTTGTGCTGGTAACTTATCTTACACAATTATTGGCAGAGGATTTACTGAATTGGGAGATTCCGCTTACCAACAACTTTGCAACGAGATCACAGTGGAATTTAGCGACTGTTCGAAGGAGGTTAGCAAGAGCAACATATTTCACCCAATCCTTATAGTTTCAAAGATCTTATGTCATTGAAGTTTTTTCATAACATAAATGCAGGTCCTTGCATTGGAGTCAACGTTTCTCAGTCCCGATTATTGCCGAAATGACTTAGCTTCTTTGCTGAGATCTGTTCAAGTTCAGGAAAAGCAAAAGCTGCATCTGGTACTTCAAACTTCAATCACATGACTTTAGTGTGCCTGTGGCTATTTTAaatttatctttttttattttactcTAGAACTGGCAAAACGGACCCAAAATGTTTTTCTAATTAATATATTTGGTGTCGGATATGATTAAAAAAATTGTATTATTTCAATAACAATcaagttttaattaaaaaaataagttttttgatgttttagttaaggggctaattaaacatgtcattattaaagttgagaggctaaagttgtttattattaaagttgaggggctgaagttgtttattattaaagttgagagACTATAAGGTtttttagttaaggggctaaacatgtcattactaaagttgaggggctaaacctgtcattattaaagttgaggggctaaagctgtttattattaaagttgatgggctaaagttgtttgatgTAGTTAAGGGACTAAACATGTCACTATTAAAGTTGAGGGATTAAAgttgttttagttaaggggctaaacatgccattaccaaagttgaggggctaaacatgtcattgttaaagttgaggggctaaaatTGGATAATGCCAAAGTTGGTTGATGTGACAAAATAGCatattaatattaatagtatatatataatataatgatCTGTGATTGGCGGTTATCTGACGATGTTATGTTCTTAAACAGACTGCAACGGTTCAGGTTCTGAAGAAAGCCGGTCGACCATCAGAGCGTCTGGTGAGCCATGAAAACTGCAAGTTCAGAAATCAGCATGAATGTGTGCATGTTCATGAGATAACCGAAGCTGCTGGAACAGAAGAAGCGGAAGCTGATGCGGAATATGATAATGCCATGAAGGAAGCCATTCAGGGGGTGCAGGATGCAGTCACCACCATTAATGAGCATCTTGAAGAAGTTAGGTATGAGATTGCTGCCCTTGAAGAAAATTGATTGATTTTCAACCAGCTGGTACAAACTATAGTTGCCTTTTTGTCGACACTTTGTTCAAGTTTTTTGTAGTGATATACGTACATAAATAATTGTATGAATTTTGCGTGTTTTATTCGATCTTAAACGgtcaaaacagtaacataaaccAAGTGAAGCTCAAAGAAGAAACAGATTAAATCGATAGAACAGCTTGAAAATCGCGGTATTTTCCTTTTCAACATCATGAGGTTGCCTTGGATTGTATTTCAGTGTTTTCGTTATTTTGAGATGAGAGGGTTTCCATTTGTTCAGACTTCTTCTTTAGGATCTAGTTCTGTTTGGCATATCTGAATTAGCGTAGCGTTTTGCGTGTTTGGATGTTGGTACGTTTGAAGCGAACCGAGCATGGTGGTGTTGATGAGCACTAGGTAATGTGGAAgttgaagggtttggacctgCGCTGTTTGCTGTTTTGGTTGTCGTTTATATGCCCAACGCAAGGGAAACAGCCCACACATGTTCTTGATCCAAAATGCAAGTACATAGCGGGGAAGTTTGGAGGCCCTTTAAATTTGAAGGGTCTAAAGCAAGGGCTAACATGAAAGAGCCAACACTACATAAAGATATGCAGCCACCAAGTATTGTCGATAGGGGTCTTCAAGATCGGATTATCCAGTTTTCGAATATACGAAGAttggattatccggttttcggatatccgaaaattttggaTAGTGAATActgatatccgaatccgtatccgaaattctggatatccaaaatttcggatacggattcggatatccgaacatatatccgaatttataaaaaataaaataaaaaaatttgtttCGTGCATAGATTAAA
The Helianthus annuus cultivar XRQ/B chromosome 6, HanXRQr2.0-SUNRISE, whole genome shotgun sequence genome window above contains:
- the LOC110865709 gene encoding uncharacterized protein LOC110865709; translated protein: MEDFEEKVKITEAMDTDVDQNSRLQIVSLLRQFLAVQQRRAEAYAKLKKGFTELGDSAYQQLCNEITVEFSDCSKEVLALESTFLSPDYCRNDLASLLRSVQVQEKQKLHLTATVQVLKKAGRPSERLVSHENCKFRNQHECVHVHEITEAAGTEEAEADAEYDNAMKEAIQGVQDAVTTINEHLEEVRYEIAALEEN